CATTATCAATATTACTGACGATAGTTACAGACGTAAACAATCAACTCAAAATTAATCACCCGGGAGACTATAAAACATGCACGACACTTCTTAACTAAACCGGCAATCTTGAGTGTCGCTCAATCGGAAATCATGCTTGACGTCTGATAATTAATCATAGTATAAGCTATAATGACATAAAAAATATGTTATGTGGGCAATTTTTTGCAGAAGGATGTTCTGTAGGAATTTTCCTAGTTGCTCACTTTGAGAAAGTGTGGACAAAATATTGTCATTCACGCTCATATAAGGACGTATATTTAGATGCAGGCCACTTATCACAGACACTTCTTTTAAATTCAACGGCGTTAGGTTTAAGAACTTGGATAAGTGCGTGGTTTCGTGATTCCGAAGTTTCTAAATTTTTAAATGTATCTGGGGGTGATGTTGCTCCAATATTTTATATCTCTATTGGTCATGGAGACAAGGCAGCAATATCTCCTAAACTAGAGGGAATATTGCGTAAGATAAACATTAAATAAACTTGACTAAAAATTTAATTAAAATATACGTTAATCTTGTATAAGTTAATAAATCATTAACTTGTTGAGTTAAGGAGATGTAGATATGAAGAAAGTCAATCGTGAGACTTTAGCAGTCAATCAATGCAAGATATTTCTAATATTCAATAAATAATTTCAAATACCAAGCTTGCCATCATGAAGAACTTTCTTGATGTGAGCGTATAATAATTCAACTTTTTCAGTATTATACACATGTTTATGATATATATAATAGATATCAATAGACATACTCTTCACTGATGGCAAGACTTCAACTAAACTTGAGTTTTTAAGTAAACTAAGTCCTGGCCATATACTAGCAATCCCGACTCCTTGTTCTGCTAATCTAAACTCTGCAATATTAGAGTTAATTGTTATAAAATAATCTCTTTTCTTTCGCTCAACTGTATCTCCTTGTAAGAGGATATCTACTTCTTGAAACATCACTTTTTCATCATCAGCAAATCCAATTAGACGATGATTGTCTAAATCTTTTGCCGTTTGAGGGTATCCATATTTTTCTAAATATTCTTTGCTTGCATACAGCTTAAAATCAAAAGTATATAAATGCTTCTGAATTAAGTCCTTCTCACCTTCAATTTTATTACGTATAGCGACGTCTATGTTGTTTTTATCCAGATCAAAATCAGTAGTGTAAGATAATACATTTAACTTGATGTGTGGATATTGTTCAACAAAGCCTGGTATAAATCTAACAAGCCAATCCGCAGAAATTCCAGTCGTAGTCCCTATTTTTAGGGTTTCTTTAATGGGTTCTTGTGTGCTTTTTAACGATTTTTCTAGTGTATCCGCTTCAGCTAAAATTTTTATTGTAGTTTCAAATAATTTTTCTCCTTCTTGAGTGAGAGAAATGCCACGAAAATGCCTATTAAATAATTTACATCCCAAGCTCTCTTCTAGAGCTTGCATCTGTCGAACTAGTGAAGGTTGACTTAGATCGATTTCTTTACTTGCTTTAGTATAGCTTCCATATTTAGCAACCCAATAAAACAATCTAAGTTTTGATAAGTCTAACATTAATACTCATTTACATAGGGAAAGTAAGAACCATACCTTGTAATTAGCAGAATAAACAAATTTTTGCGATATCAATTTAGCATAAAGATATTTGAAAATTGTAGTTCTCTTTTAAAAATATTCTTGTAATGCATATTTGTTTATGGTAGCTATGAATAGTTGCCTCAAATAATAGGGAATTCAAATAGAAGGTAACATAATGATTTTAGGGTAGGAAATCTGGGGAAGGGAAATATGGTTTATGAGTTTTACAACAATAAAAGGCTGCCAAATAGCTTAATTATTACTCAAAGCCCCAACTTGAAGACGGTTGGAAAGCACAGCTTATTATTATCTAGTATCAACGAAATTTTTATAAATAAAACAGTTTTACCAGTTTGTGATTTAGTTCTTCCCCCGAAGAAGCCTAGCAGCTTCAATGCTGCTAGGCTCCATTCTTCCAGGAAAAGAATTTTAAAAAGTCTATCTTCTCAAGTATATGGCGTCCCTCCCACGCCAGCAATAGAAGGTCGAGAGGAGTCAAGAGCTTCTCTCCCTTCTATTCATTATAATACTTATAAACAGGAAAATAATTCAATAGATGCGCAGACGATCAACAAATTTGGCATGAATTCTATGCCGAGTGACGAGAAGTATCTCACTTCTCGTAAAGCCTCCCTGTCAACTCAACAATCCAGTGGCCTTCGGGCTGCTGGATTTACTTTTAGAGAGGGACAGGAACTAACCACTTAGAGATTTAAAAAAGAAAAACCCGCTCCAAGATTTCGCGGTCTAAAGCGGGCTTTCAGCAACACATAACCATGAGGATACGTGTACATGTGTACTATAACATATATTTATAATAAATTTCTACCTCTCATTTTTTGTTCATTAGAGAAGAACAATAAACTCCAGATTTTCAATAAAATTGGCGCCCTTTCTTCAATGGAAGGAGTACGCCATGGATAATTCTTTAAATCTAAAAGATTTAAACTCTCCTTTCTTAAATTTTGTCGAGAGTCCTCTTCAATATCTCCATAAGGCTGTCCTCAAGCATCCTTTTTATGAACAATTAATCAACCAGGATTTAAAAGAAGGACAATTTACTTCCTTCCTTAACCAACAAGAGCATGTCTGGCGTTTTCTTTCTGAAGAGATGATCCTTCTATCAAAGCTAAATTATCCAAAATGCATTCATCGAATTCTTGTTCAAAATGCGCAGCTTTCTCTTATGACCGCGGGGAGCCTTAGCATCCAGTTAGATAAGTTTAAGGGAAACGCGTGTAACCTAACAACAGCCTGCAAAGAATATATTGGCTTCTTGAAGGCTTTAACTGACAAAAGATTATTTTTTTCAATCTTTGCGGCTATCCTGCCAAGATTTTGGTTGGCTACCCACTTGCACAAACGTTGCCTAAAACTTAATACTCATAATCATCCTTATAAGCAATTCATTAAGCATTGTATTACTATCAATGCAGAACAACAAACCATGAAAATTATTCAATCCTTGGATGACCTCATCCAAACAATCTCAAAAGCAGAGCAAGCAGAAATGCAACAAATCTTTATGGATGCAGCCTTGCATGAATGTGAATTGCTCAATGAAGCTTATAAAAGAAAAGATTAACAACTTGTTTACATTAAGCACTACACAATATAAGAAAAATACATCCATTTATTACTTTAGAAAAGATTTCAAATGTCGCATGTGTTTTTATACTTGGATGAATCAGGGTGCCTAGGCTTTGATAGCTCTGGTGCCTCAAAATTCTTTGTTGTTACGCTCCTTAAAGTAGAAGGAATCGAGACTCAAAAGAAAATCTCACGAGCAATCTTAAGAACATTTAAATCAAAAATATCTGCCAAAGAAAAAAAGAATCATTATGAACTCAAAGGCTCCAAAACAGACTTGAGTATAAAGCAATACTTTTACAGACATATGCCATCTTCTGGTTGGAGCATTTTTACCGTGATTCTTAACAAAGAACGTGTTTATTCTCACCTTAGGACTGGTGATAGCAAAAAAAGGCTTTATAATTACATTGCTAAATTTTTACTATCCCATGTTAATCTCAGAAATAATGTGACAAGGCTGGATCTTGTTATGGATAGATGTAAAAGTTCTAGAGAGATAAAAGACTTTAATACCTATATTGAAGCCCACCTGGATTTATCACCGAATGCGCTCCTGAATATTGAGCATGTTATCTCTCATGAAAATCCTGTTATACAAGCAGTTGACTTATTTTGCTGGGGCATTGCAAGAAAATACACTTCAGAAGAAACAAGCTGGTATGATTGTTTTAAGGAGAAGATTGAATTTGAATCAGTTTATCTGCCTGAGCAAGATGAAAAAAGGCGACCCCTTTAACACCCGTACCCTCTGGCTCATACCCAACCTATGGAAGGGAGCACCAAAGGAATGCTAAAGGACTTACTCGCCTATTATTACTATAGTACCTGTAAGTTAAATTGTCAAGGAGTTATTCCTTCCGCAGCATGTTTATACATGCCTAGCCCTCAATTAACAATGTGCACTTGGTAAGGTATTCTTGTTGGTCATTTTCTCGTTTTTACCTTTATAAATCTTATAGTCTTGTGCTTACCCATGGTTATGACTGAGATATACTAAAATAAGTGAATCCTTGCATGGTTATAATACTGCTGTTGCATGTACAATGTGAGGTCTACTTGCTGCTATAACTATGAATCAATTATAAAATGGCTTGGATCAACATACCATTATCTCTTTTTTATTTTATATTATGGGTTATGTATCTCTTTTGCTGTAAGCTTTTTAAGCTTGTCACCAAACAAGCTTGTTGCTTTTCTTAAA
This genomic stretch from Candidatus Paracaedimonas acanthamoebae harbors:
- a CDS encoding nitroreductase family protein; this encodes MLCGQFFAEGCSVGIFLVAHFEKVWTKYCHSRSYKDVYLDAGHLSQTLLLNSTALGLRTWISAWFRDSEVSKFLNVSGGDVAPIFYISIGHGDKAAISPKLEGILRKINIK
- a CDS encoding LysR family transcriptional regulator, producing MLDLSKLRLFYWVAKYGSYTKASKEIDLSQPSLVRQMQALEESLGCKLFNRHFRGISLTQEGEKLFETTIKILAEADTLEKSLKSTQEPIKETLKIGTTTGISADWLVRFIPGFVEQYPHIKLNVLSYTTDFDLDKNNIDVAIRNKIEGEKDLIQKHLYTFDFKLYASKEYLEKYGYPQTAKDLDNHRLIGFADDEKVMFQEVDILLQGDTVERKKRDYFITINSNIAEFRLAEQGVGIASIWPGLSLLKNSSLVEVLPSVKSMSIDIYYIYHKHVYNTEKVELLYAHIKKVLHDGKLGI
- a CDS encoding DUF3800 domain-containing protein; translation: MSHVFLYLDESGCLGFDSSGASKFFVVTLLKVEGIETQKKISRAILRTFKSKISAKEKKNHYELKGSKTDLSIKQYFYRHMPSSGWSIFTVILNKERVYSHLRTGDSKKRLYNYIAKFLLSHVNLRNNVTRLDLVMDRCKSSREIKDFNTYIEAHLDLSPNALLNIEHVISHENPVIQAVDLFCWGIARKYTSEETSWYDCFKEKIEFESVYLPEQDEKRRPL